The genomic region GCGGTGCCCTTGACGATCTTCACATCTGTGTAGGGGAACGGGATGCCGGTTGATCCGATCTTTTTCTCGCCGCTTGGCGGGTTGCAGGAGACCAGACAGGTGGCCTCGGTCAGGCCGTAGCCTTCGACGATAGAGATGCCGGTGGCCTTTTCAAAGCGGCGGAACAGTTCGATGGGCAACGGGGCCGAGCCGGAAAAGGCGGTTTTCACGGTTGAGACATCGGCATCAATCGGCCGCTGCATCTTGGCCGAAATGGCTGTCGGCACGGTGATGATAAAGGTGATCTTCCAGCGTTCGATCAGCTTCCAGAAATTGTCGAAAACCCCTTCGCCGCGATAGCCCTGCGGTGTCGGAAACACCACATGCGCCCCCGAGGCGATGGTCGGCATTAAAATGACGTGGCAGGCAAAGACGTGGAACAGCGGCAGCGGGCACATGATGTTGTCTTCTTCGGTGAACAGCAGCCTGCTGCCCAGCCAGCCGTTATAGATCATGCCCGAGTATTTATGTTGTGCCACCTTGGGCATGCCGGTGGTGCCGCCGGTGTGGAAATAACAGGCCACCCGGTCGCCGTCACTGTCGGCAAAGTTGAGCGTGGTGGGCTGTTTGTCGAGCTCTTTGTTGAAGTTTTTGTAATCCGCGTGCGCGATTTTTTCCTTGCCCTCTAGCTTGGGCCGGATCAGTGGCACGATCCATGATTTGGGTGGCGACAGATAGCGGTTGAGATCCACCTCGAGCACGGTGTTCACATTGGGCGCATGGCGCACCGCCTCGGCCACTTTCTGGGCGACGTCGGTCTTGGGGAAGGGGCGTAGCGTGACCACAACCTTGGCATTGGTCTCGCGCAGGATCGAGGCGATCTGTTCCGGTTCCAGCAAGGGATTGATCGGATTGACGATGCCGGCAACTGCACCGCCCAGGAGCGCGAATATGGTCTCGTGGCAATTGGGCAGCACATAGGCCACCACATCTTTTTCGCCGATACCCAGCGCGCGAAACAGGTTGGCGGCCTGAGTTGTCTTGTCCTTGACCTGGGCCCAGCTGAGGGTCTCGGCCTTGTCGGTGGCACCGGACTGGATTTGATAGCTGACCGCATTGTTATTTGGAAATTTAGCTGCGGTGCGCGACAGAAGGCCGTATAGTGTCGCGGGTAAATCCCGCTGGTCATACGGCATTTCATTTTCTATCGCATTGCGATCATCAATCCCGGCAAATGCCATGTCATCCCTCCGCTGGGCCCATCTGCTGCGGGCCTGTTTTGTGCTTTGGCCCAAGATGCGGGGAAAACCAGATTGACGCAAGCGCAGGCGCAGGGTCACCCCAAGGCAACCATGTTATGACGCTGCGCCATTCTGGGATTGGCGATGGTCGCCTAGACGCCCGCGCTGCCATAGGTATCAAGCGAGCCGCCGGCAACCAGATGGTCCAGAAGCACCCGGCGTTGCTCTCCGTAGGTCAGGTTCAGCACCCGGACCTCTTCGGCTGTCAGTTTACGCCGTTCATAGCCAAGATCAGCTAGGCAGCGGTCCACAGCCGAGGCCTCGCCGCTGTCGCGAATATCCTCCTGGACTGGATAGACAATAAGCGGTCCAAGAATGCCGGCGAATATAATCCCGCCCACATAGCTACTGACCACTGCGGTGTTGCCGCCTCTTTTTGCATTTGGAGAGCAGGTTATGACCGCGGCCTTGGCAGCGTCAAGACTGTGCCCCTGCTGAAAGGGGACCGAGGGTCCGGGGGTGCCTGCGCATCCTGCCAAAACCGCCAATCCGGCCAGTGCGGTTGACCGCAGCAGGGAGCGGACCGTAAAAATTCGCGCGTGGTGCAAAGTCATAAAATGAATCCTATTTGGTAGAATGCTCTTCGTAACTATCCGGGGAATGGGTTTAAATCCAGTCCGGGTTGGTGGCTCAGGTCGGAATTATCCCTGTCATTCGTTTCAAAAGCAAAAGCCCCGGAGGTTAATCCGGGGCTTTGGTTCTGGAGGATATCGCTGGCAGGTCTATTCAGCGGCCATTCCTGCGGTGAACTGCAACCGGGCCAGACGGGCATATAGCCCGCCTTGGGCAACCAATTGATCGTGGGTGCCGGTGGCAACAATGCCGCCGTCCTCAAGCACCACAATCCGGTCCGCCTTTTTCACTGTTGCCAGACGATGCGCCACAATCAGCGTGGTGCGCCCCTCGCAGAGTTCATCCACGGCGGCCTGCACCAGACGTTCGCTTTCGGCATCCAAGGCCGAGGTTGCTTCGTCCAGCAACAACACCGGGGCGTCGCGCAGGATGGCGCGGGCAATGGCGATGCGCTGCTTTTGGCCGCCGGACAGCATCACACCGCGTTCGCCGACAAAACTGTCGTAGCCGTCGGGCAGGGCTGAGATGAAATCATGGGCGGCGGCGGCCTTGGCGGCGGCTTCGACCTCGGCGTCTGTCGCATCAAGGCGGCCAAAGCGGATGTTGTCGCGGGCCGAGGTGGCAAAGATCACCGGATCCTGTGGCACCAGCGAGATCGCCTGACGGAACTGGTCCCGCTGCAGGTCGGGCAGGGCGATCCCGTCCAGTTTCACCACCCCTGTAGTGGGGTCATAGAAGCGCTGGATCAGCTGGATAATGGTGGTCTTGCCGGCCCCCGAGGGACCAACAAAGGCCACGGTTTCGCCCGGTGATACGGTCAGCGTCACATTCAGCAGCGCCGAGGTTTCGGGGCGGGCCGGGTAACGGAACGACACATTGTCAAAGGTGATCTCGCCGCGCACCGGGCTGGCCAGTGTTTTGGGCGCGGCTGGATCGGTGACGTTGTCCTTTGCGTTCAACAGCTCGATCAGCCGATCGGTGGCGCCTGCTGCACGTTGCAGCTCGCTCCAGATTTCGGACAATGCGGCAACCGAGCCTGCGACCAGAACCGAATAGATCACGAACTGGATCAGGGTGCCTTCGGTCATCACGCCGGCGCGCACGTCGATGGCGCCCATCCACAGCACTCCGACGATGCCGGAGAACACCAGGAAGATCACGATGACGGTCAAATAGGCGCGGGTTCTGATCCGCCGCTGCGAGACATCATACGAGGTTTCGGTCATTTCCGCGAACTGCGCCCGGCTGGCGGTCTCATGGGTGAAGGCCTGCACCGTCTGCACCGCAGACAGGGCCTCGCTGGCATTGCCAGAGGAGGCCGCGATCCAGTCCTGGTTCTCGCGGCTGATCACCCGCAGTTTGCGACCCAGCACCAGAATAGGCACGATCACCGAGGGCACGATCAACAGCACCAGACCTGCCAGCTTGGCCGAAGTCAGCAGCATCAGCACCAGGCCACCGATGAACAGCAGGATATTGCGCAGGGCAATGGAAACCGACGATCCCAACACCGACTGGATCAGGGTGGTATCGGTGGTGATCCGGCTGAGCACTTCACCGGTCATGATCTTCTCGAAGAACTCGGGGCTCATGCTGAGAACCCGGTTGAACACCGCCATGCGGATATCAGCCACCACCCGTTCGCCCAGCCGGGTCACCAGCGCATAGCGCAGCCCGGTGCCGACGGCCAACAGGGCGGCAATCCCCAGTGCGGCCAGGAAATACTGGCTGAGCAGCTCGCTGTCACTGACCCGGAAGTTATCCACCACCCGGCGCACCGCCAAAGGCAGTGTCAGCGACAGGCTGGCAGTTAACACCAAGGCAAAAAGCGCCAGTATCATCTGCACCCAGTAGGGTTTCATGAATGGCCAGAGTGCCCCAAGCACGCTGATTTTCTTAGAGCTCTCGCGCTCTTCATTTGCGTGAGGTGCTGCTTTTGATCGCGCCATTTCGGATCCTTTGATCTGTCTATCCCGGCAGGCGTATAATGCGCTGCATATGGCCAAGGTTCATGGCCCCGCAACGGCGTCGCGTCAAGCGGCCAAGTGCCGCGCTTGGCGGCGAGTTTGCCAAGTTATGCTGCTGCCCGTGATGGCGGGGAGATGCGAGAGCGGGCGACGGCACAGGAACCCGGCGTCAACCGGGTCTGGTCAGGGTCTTTGAAAGCATTGACCACTGCCGTTGGGACAGGCTCTCCTTGGAGGCCAGTAGCCAGTTGGTATCGCGCGTTGTCAGACTGTCCTGGGACAATCGGACCAACCGCCCGGACTGCAAATCCTCTTGGCACAATGGCAATGAGGCCAGCACCACCCCAAGCCCCGCCCGCGCCGCTGCCAGTGCAGATGAAAACGCATCAAAGCGGAACATCGGCACTGGGGTCACCGGGTCACCGGTCTGATCCGCCCAGTCCTTCCAGCCGGGTCGCGGCCCGGACAGGTTCAACCGTGGCAGCGTTTGCCAGGGCTTTGGCGTCTGCAAAAGACCGGGCGCCGCCACCGGGCTGATTTCCTCTTTATACAGCGGCACCTTATAGTGTTGCGGCCAGTCGCCGCCGCCGTATCTGACCTTGATAATGTCATCTTGTTGGGTGACATCAGAAGCCAGCACCATTGATTTGAACGAGATCTGGATATGCTCTTGCGCGGGGATTTGTTGCAGCCGCTCGGCGATCCACAACTCAATGACGCTGGCGGTTGCGGAAATCGTCAGGTGCTTTCGTTGCACTCCGAATAGCGCCTCGGAACTGCGGCGCAGGCTGATCAGCGCCGAGCTGACATAGGGCAGCCAGGTCTCGCCATCCACAGTCAGGATCACGCCGCGGGCCTGGCGCAGAAACAGCGCGGTGCCGATCTGACGCTCTAGATTGCCGATGCGCTGACTGATTGCAGATTGGGTCAATCCGGTTTCTGCCGCCGCCGCCGTGAAGCTACCGGTCCGGCCGGCCGCTTCAAAGGCGCGGATCCATTCGAGGGGCAGGTTATCAAGTTGTAGGTTCGACATTAGCAATTCCGGGTCTCAGGGGCTAATTAGCTAATTTGATATAATGCAAAAAAGCGACCAAACATAGTCTAAACATGACTCGGGACTAAGGTTTATACCAATGACTACGCTCACAGTGCACGACAACGGCAAGTATATCGCCATTCAAACGCAGGGTAAGTCCACCCGGTTTCACGCAATCTGGCTGCGCGACAACGCCTGGGATTCGGCAACCCGCGCGGTTGGCAACGGTCAGCGCCTGCTGGCGCTGCGTGATATCCCGGCGGATACGTCAATTGCCTCGGCGGTGATCGAGGGCGACATCGTCACCCTGACCTTTGCCCCCGAAGCCAAAACTGTTGACTACCCATTGGCCTGGCTGATGGACAATGCCTATGACACCGCAGCCAGCACCGGCACCGGCTGGACCGGATCGGCTGTCAAAACCTGGGACAGTGGCCTGATGGCCGACGTTCCTGTTGGTGATTTCGCCAAGGTCAGCACCGATGATCATGCCTTGTCTGGCTGGCTGGCGAACGTCGCCCGCTACGGCTTTGCCAAATTGGAAAATGGCCCGGTCACCGATATGGCGCTGATGAAAGTGGTGGATCTGTTTGGCTATGTGCGCGAAACCAATTATGGCCGCCACTTTGAGGTCCGCACCGAGGTGAACCCAACCAATCTGGCCTTTACCGGGCTGGGCCTGCAGGCGCATACCGACAACCCCTACCGGGATCCAGTGCCGTCGCTGCAGGTGCTCTACTGCCTTGAAAGCTCTGCCGCAGGTGGCGAGAACATGGTGGTTGATGGCTTCCGCGCTGCCGAGCGTTTGCGCGAGGAAAACCAGGACTGGTTTGATGTTCTGAGCCAGTATTGCGCCCGTTTTGAATATGCCGGTGAAGACGATGTTATCTTGCGCTCCCGCCGCCCGATGATTGAACTGTCCCCGGACGGAGAGCTGGTGGGCATCCGCTTCAACAACCGGTCGCTGGCGGCAGTCACCGATGTGCCGTTTGACAAGATGGACAGCTATTACGCCGCCTATCGGCGCTTGGGCGAAATCATCGACGACCCGGACATGGAAGTCACCTTCCGGCTTAATCCCGGCGAAAGCTTTGTGGTGGACAACACCCGCGTGTTGCACGCCCGCAAGGCCTATTCCGGCGCCGGCACCCGCTGGTTTCAGGGCTGTTACGCCGACAAAGACGGCTTGCTCTCCAAATTGGCCGGCCTGCAGGCCCGCACACTGGAAGCCGCAGAATGAGCCAGGAAAAGAACTCCGAGCTGACACCCAGCACCATCGTCGCCTTTATCGGTGATATCTTTGAGCGCTGCGGTAGCGAAGAATACCTGGGCGAAGCGGTCACCATGGGCGAGCACATGCTGCAAGGCGCGACCATTGCCGAGCAGAATGGTCAGGACGAAGAGATCATTGTCGGCGCTTTGCTGCATGATATCGGGCATTTCACCTCAGAATTCGGCACCTTCTCGATGGACGATATCGAGGACCGGTTTCACGAAGAGGCGGGCGCCCAGGTGCTGGCAGAATTCTTCCCGTCGGTGATCATTGATTGCGTGCGCTATCATGTGGCGGCCAAGCGGTATCTATGTGCGACCAAGCCGGAATATTACAAACGCCTGTCACCGGCGTCGATTCACTCGCTTAACCTGCAAGGCGGGGCGATGTCGCCCGAGGAGGTGGTTGAGTTCGAAAAAAACCCGAACTTGAAGAAAATCATTCAGGTCAGATACCTGGATGAGGCGGGTAAACGCGACGATATGGATACCCCGGATTATTGGCATTTTGCGCCTATGGTCCAACGTCTGGTGGACCAGCATTGCGGCGTCAAAACCGCCTAGGTCCAGCCCGGTTTGACCGCAGCTCCCAGCCGCGCGCTGAACCGGCCAGTGGCTTTGGCCACTGCACTACACACAGAAACGGTTTCCCCAGTGGAGACCGTTTTTTTTTTGAGGCGTGCCGCCGTCCACAGACCACCGGAGCGGTGCTTGGGGTTTTTGGCTAGCCACTGAAAACAAGTTGAAAACACGGATATTGCGCGCCTCTGTGGTGACCTGATTTGGTCACGATATATTGGGAGAGCTCAGTGGAGCGGGCGGCGGGAATCGAACCCGCGTCATCAGCTTGGAAGTCTAGTGTCCAAAACTTGAATTACGCCATAAATTCAACCGGATACCGGAAGTGGTGATCGGATTTTGCAGGCAATATGTCGGAAGTGATTTTTTGGAGCGGGCGACGGGAATCGAACCCGTGTCATCAGCTTGGAAGGCTGAGGTCTTACCATTACACAACGCCCGCTCTACAGTTTCAGGATCTATTTCATAGACTTTAGGAGGTCAAGAGGCCTTTCGCCGCAAAATGGTTGCGGTGTCGTGCAGCTGAGAAAGCATGACATCTGTCGGGTTTGCGCAAACGGCTTGGATATCAAAATTGGGCTAGGTGAGTTTGGCACCAGGTGAAATGCGTGGTGATTTCAGCATGTAGTTCGGCACTTGCGTGAACCCATTCGTCGAAAGCGCATCGGCTCCGACAAGCTTGATGTTCTTCTCCTGAAGCAATTCTCTGAATGGTTTCATATAGAAATATTATACACCATCCATCCTACCACTATGGGGGTGGTGTTCACTGGCGCGTGCACCGTGAAAATTCGGTTTCGGCTCCCCCACCTGCGATACATCAGGCATTTCGATCTTTGTGTGTCGCCCAGCTACTGAGACTGCTTTAAGTGTTTGCAGAGTTTCACGATGCATGTCGGCCATCAGTGTATCGTTGCCGCGCTGATGAATTATTTGCTCGCACATGAATGTCTTGTCTTCGCGCAAATCTCCAATCAAGTCTTCTTGCGATTCTAGTCGCGCGGTCAGCTTGGCATTTTCAACCATCAACTCGACCCGGCTAGTTTGCGCTTCGCGGGCGTCGTCAGCGATACCCGGCGTCGCCATGACGTTGGGCTGAGCATCAGGCGATCTCGGCAAGCCGGGATTATCTGTGGCGTCGTCAACAGCCTCTGGCGGCGCTATGGCGATAGCAACATCCTCACTGGATATCGTAGTCTCGCCTATGGAGTCGGCGTCGCCAATACCGAATGGCGTTGCCTCGGGTGCGACGGCGGGCTCTTCGGGTTTTGTCTGGATGAACTTGCGTAGGGAAGTGCCGTTAATAAACCATTCATGTACAGGATTTCCATTGCGGGTGGTTTTCAGCTTGAAGCAATCGAACTGACCTTCTTGACAGTAACGTTGAAGGGAACGAACTGAGGGACGTTTACGGTGCTCGGCAGGGAACACTTCCAGGGCTTCGCCCACCGTCAGATCGTATTTAGATAAATCGGGCAGCAGGGGTGTGTAGGCGCGCTCTGGCGAGATGCTGGCGGTGTCAGGCGCACTTGGCGGTGCGGTGACGGCTGGCTCTGTTGAGCCGTATTCTTCGGCGTCGACAAGCGGCTTGGCGGCGTCATCTGGTGTTGTCCTTCCAAATGTCGGGACTGGCACTTGCTGCGAAAAGTGGATGGAATTCATACACAAATTCTATCACATCAAGGCTTGTGTTTTATTGTGTGCGCGAGCGCTAGGCCAAAGGCAACCTGCATAGGTTTGTGGTAACATGGGAGCGGACGTTCCCTATAGATTGGGAAGATGAATTGACCCTCTAAATGGTTTGGCATGGCTTCGCAGTGCCCATCTCCCGCAAGCAAAACCGGCTGAACTAAAAGTTCCACCACTTTGCGAAGCTGGGATCAGTCCATGCCAGCATTCGTCTCTTTTTTGACGCCTCTGAAATTGTTTGGGGTCGTCAAGCTTGAGAGGAGCTCACCATGGCAGCCAGTAGAACAAAGGTCATCCAGAAATTGAACGATCGCTTTCGGATGGGGGATGTGATCGTTCCCGGAACTGTCGTTGTTACTAGCGGCGTGCAGTCACTACTCGCAGAAGCGGGGGGCAGCATGGAAGCCTTGATGTCAGTGGTTGGAAGCTACGATGACTTTACCGAGGGCAATGATCCGCATGGAGAGCACGACTTTGGAAAAATCAGTTTTCTATTGACTGATCTCTTCTGGAAAATTGATCAGTACAACACAACTTACGACGGCGGATCAGAAGATCCGACCGTTCTTTCAATAACATGTCGTGTGTTAACCATCATGCTCACCGAGGAATACTAAAAGTGCCCGGCACCTAAAAGGTGCCGGTTTTGGTTTGGGCCAACGAGTTGGCCTGAGAATGAAACCTACTGAAAAGTGCGCACTTTAGAGGGTGGACGTTCTTTATACTTGTCGTAGCAAGATGTGATCAATAGTATCGCTCAGGTAGATTCTATACCGGGAAGCCAAAGCTCTAGCACTTTGAAATCGTGATGAAGTTGCTTTGACGCTCTGCGCAAAAATTCATTTAGAGGAAAGAATGCTGAGTTGGCGAATTTTAAAATACCCCCTAGCAACGGCTTTGTTGCACAAATCGTCTGAGGGGATTCACGGCGTGAATCCAGCGTGATAGCAACCTATCATGAGTAGTTGGGCACCGGAGACTTATAAGACCAAGAACTGGCCGATCTACAATCGTGCCTTGAAGCAACGCGGATCACTGTCGATTTGGTTTGACGCAGATATGCTTTGGGAGGCTAAGCCTTCAGGCAAACGGGGGCGGCAGCAGGCCTACAGCGACGCTGCCATTCAGGCCTGCCTGACGATCAAGGTGCTGTTTGGTTTGCCCTTGAGACAAACGACCGGATTTGTTGAAAGCCTGTTGGAACTGGTCGGGCTGGACTGGGCGGTTCCAGACTTTAGTACCTTGTGTCGCCGTCAGAAGACATTGCACGTAGCCATTCCCTACCGCGGCTCACCCGGCCCGTTGCATCTGCTTTTAGATAGCACTGGTATTAAAGCTGAGGGCGAAGGCGAGTGGAGCGCCCGCAAGCATGGTGGTCCCAAACGTCGGCTCTGGCGCAAGATACATATCGGTATTGATGAGGAAACGCTGGAAGTGCGGACAATTGAGGTGACAAGTAGCAGCATCGGAGATGCTCCTATTCTGCCAGATCTACTCAATCAGATCCCGCTCGAAGAAGAGATCGGAAGTGTGACCGCTGATGGGGCCTATGATACGCGAAATTGCCACGCAGCGATTGCATCTCGAAATGCCCATGCTGTTATCCCACCGCGAAAGAACGCCAAGTTATGGAAGCCTGACACCCCCGGTGCCAGGGCTCGAAACGAAGCCGTTCGTTCTTCGAAATACTTAGGTCGTGCGCTCTGGAGAAATCTGAGCGGATACCACCGCAGAAGCCGCGTCGAAACAAAGATGCATTGTTTGAAACTGCTGGGGCAATCGCTCATGGCTCGAGACTTTGATCGACAGGTCGCGGAGATCCAAATCCGTGCTGCGATCCTCAACGGGTTCACCGCGCTCGGCATTCCGCAAACAAAGGCTGTAGCCTAAATCCGCCTGGGGTAAGGGGAAGCACGACCCTCACGCGATTTGTGCAACAAAGCCGGTTGGAGTTATCAATTTGGCGCCCCCGAAACAAACTCATTACTCAAACACCCGACCAAGCGCCTTACCTAACCCGGACAATTTGGGAGCCAGCGGAATGAGCGCCGCCTGGATAGAATGGTATATGTCCGGTTTGCCTTTGAATTGGGTCCCTGTCGGCACACCCTGCGCGTCGATTTCCGGGAACCAACCGCCATGATCGTGGTCTATGTAATACTCATCGGCGAATTGCCACATCCGGCTATACCAGGCTTTTTGTGTGTCACTGCCGCCAAGCTTGAGAAAACTCGCCAGTACCCCTATCGCTTCGGTGATCGGCCACCAATATCGATCGGAAATCAAAGGGGCTCCATCGAAGTCGAGTGTATAGACGAACCCACCCTTTTCGCTGTCCCAAGCATCTGTTAGCGCTCTTTCGGTCAGAGACCATGCGGTATCGCGTGAGCTGTCATCCGGGCGGCCGATAAGATCCCAGTATTGCAACAATAGCCGTGCCATCTCAAAGGAATGCCCAGGAGTCGTGCCACGAGGGCGGAACATTGGGTTCCCCGAATAGCTCCGGTCGATTTCCCAGCCCAAAGTATAGTGCTCTGGCAGCCGCCAGTTTTCGGTGGCCGCAATTCGATAGACAAAGAAATCAAGGATCCGGCCCGCCATGCTCAGGTAGGTTTCGCGACCGGTTGCTTCAAAGGCAGTCAATAGCGCCTCGACGCCGTGCATGTTGGCGTTCAACCCGCGATAGCTGGAAAATGGGCCCCAGTTGCGGTTCCACTCATCGGCAAACAAACCGACGTGCTCTTCCCAATAGCGCGTCTCAATAATGGCAGTTACGTCGTCAATCAGGCGGTTGGCATCTGGATGTCCGGCCATTTTTGCACTGGCCCCCGCCAGCAGAACAAAAACGTGTCCGTAGGCAAGTTTCCGATCGTCATGGATTTTATCACCCTCCAGGGCCCAAAGAAATCCACCATGGTCGCGGTCTCGATGGTAGTTCCACAGATACTCCATCCCTTTGTCGATCACCGCCTCGCATCCCTCAACCCCGGCCAGCTTTCCCAGAGCATAGGAATGAGTCAGGCGGGCGGTAGTGTGAAGTTCCTGGACGCTGTCAGCCAGCGGGTTCCCGTCGTAATCAAGCACGAAGAACCCCTGGTCGGGGCGCAGACTGGCGTGGAAAAAATCAAACTGTCGCTTGGCGTCTTTGCGCAGAAATTCCCGATGGGCAGAGGTGCCGAAACGGAAAACTTCCGCGTCGTGATGGTGTGTTTTGGATGTGCTTGCCACAGGAGGCCTCGTCTATGTCAGCTAACGCCAGGTGCGCGCAATTGTGTGTCTGAAAGGGTATCGTTTGCAGGAAGCCTGCCCAAAACCGGTTGAATGTATTGCAGCTCTGCCACCGGTGCGCCCGCGATGCGTTTCAGCAGAAGGTCCGCCAGCTTTTCACCCGCTTCCGACAGATCCTCATACAGGCTGGCCACCTTGGGCCGCACCAGATCAAAGACCCCTGAAGTCTGCTTGACCACAAGCTGAACGTCCTGACCCGGAACCAGCCCCAGATCTTGGATAGCAGCAAGCGCGGCTAGACCGGAGACATCGCCGGGAAGAACCAGCCCGTCCGGAGCCTCCGGCGCAGCAAAGCGTTTCTGAATGTTGGCCGAAATGGCATTCGCATTGCTATCCAGCGAGATGCCATCGAGGATTTCATAACCGACACCCGCCGCCCGGACTGCGGTCATGAACCCGTGCTGCAAGTGCTGACGAAAAGTGAAGCGTTCGGGCGGGAGCAAAATGCCCAGCCGTTTGGCGCCTCGGCCAATCAGGGTTTCCGCTGCCTGAAGCGCAAAGGCGTAGTTGTCGCAATCCACAAAAGGATGTGGCGTCGCCAGCTCGGATCGTCCATGCGAGATAAAAGGGAAATCCGCTTCGAGCAGAAATTTGATGCGGCTGTCGTCGGGCGTGGTGCGCGAAAATATGATTCCGTCGGCCAATTTATCGCGGACCACACGCCGGATCTGTTCAGCCGACTTGTCCGGCCCAAAATCAGGCAGCACAACAAGATGATAGCCCGTATTTTCCAACCGTGCGCTGATGCCCCGGATCAAAAGCGTACCAAAACCAAGGATTTCCTCATGTGGTGGCAGGATCAGATTGATCACTTGCGTGCGCCCGGTCCGCAGGCGTTGGGCCGCGCGATCCGGTGAATAGCCAAGCTCTTTCGCCATCTTTTGGACCAGAGCACGAGTCTCTTCTGCCATCTGCGGATCATTCGCCAGAGCGCGCGAAACGGCCCCCACGGAAATCCCCATTTTTGCAGCGATTGTGCGCTGTGTTGGGCGTTTGATCTTTGATGGGTCTGACATAACTCACTGCTCTAAAGGTATCTGGCATCGTAAATTAATACGATTAAACACGCAATGCCAGCGAAAGAAAAATATCAGGACCCGCCAACATTAGCAAAATAGTCATATTTTCATCGAGTTTTTTGGCATTGGCTGAGCGATTCATGAGCCTTGACAGACCCATCCATTATAACGTTATAAATAACCATGGATTTTTCTGGGAGGAAATTATGAAACTCAAGCAACTGATGGCCAGCGCTGCGCTTGTCGCTTTAACTTCGGGATCTGCCTACGCTGAAGACGTAGAAGTCCTGCATTGGTGGACTTCGGGCGGCGAAGCGGCGGCCTTGAATGTATTGAAGGACAATCTGGCGGGCCAGGATATCGGATGGGTTGACATGCCGGTTGCGGGCGGCGGCGGTGAGGCCGCCATGACTACCCTGCGTGCCCGTGTCACCGCAGGCGACGCCCCAACTGCTGTGCAGATGCTTGGCTTTGACATCATCGACTGGGCCAACGAAGATGTTTTGGGCAACCTCAACGAAGTGGCCGCAGCCGAAGGTTGGGGCAAGGTTGTTCCTGAGGCCCTACAGGCCTTTTCCAAGCATGACGGCAACTGGATCGCTGCGCCTGTGAACGTGCACTCGACCAACTGGGTCTGGATCAGCAAGTCCGCGCTGGATGCGACCGGTCTTGGCGCTCCAACCAGCTGGGACGAATTGACCGCTGTTCTGGACGCAATGAAGGCCAATGGCATCACGCCGCTGGCGCATGGTGGTCA from Parasedimentitalea psychrophila harbors:
- a CDS encoding IS5 family transposase, with protein sequence MSSWAPETYKTKNWPIYNRALKQRGSLSIWFDADMLWEAKPSGKRGRQQAYSDAAIQACLTIKVLFGLPLRQTTGFVESLLELVGLDWAVPDFSTLCRRQKTLHVAIPYRGSPGPLHLLLDSTGIKAEGEGEWSARKHGGPKRRLWRKIHIGIDEETLEVRTIEVTSSSIGDAPILPDLLNQIPLEEEIGSVTADGAYDTRNCHAAIASRNAHAVIPPRKNAKLWKPDTPGARARNEAVRSSKYLGRALWRNLSGYHRRSRVETKMHCLKLLGQSLMARDFDRQVAEIQIRAAILNGFTALGIPQTKAVA
- a CDS encoding AGE family epimerase/isomerase; this translates as MASTSKTHHHDAEVFRFGTSAHREFLRKDAKRQFDFFHASLRPDQGFFVLDYDGNPLADSVQELHTTARLTHSYALGKLAGVEGCEAVIDKGMEYLWNYHRDRDHGGFLWALEGDKIHDDRKLAYGHVFVLLAGASAKMAGHPDANRLIDDVTAIIETRYWEEHVGLFADEWNRNWGPFSSYRGLNANMHGVEALLTAFEATGRETYLSMAGRILDFFVYRIAATENWRLPEHYTLGWEIDRSYSGNPMFRPRGTTPGHSFEMARLLLQYWDLIGRPDDSSRDTAWSLTERALTDAWDSEKGGFVYTLDFDGAPLISDRYWWPITEAIGVLASFLKLGGSDTQKAWYSRMWQFADEYYIDHDHGGWFPEIDAQGVPTGTQFKGKPDIYHSIQAALIPLAPKLSGLGKALGRVFE
- a CDS encoding LacI family DNA-binding transcriptional regulator, coding for MSDPSKIKRPTQRTIAAKMGISVGAVSRALANDPQMAEETRALVQKMAKELGYSPDRAAQRLRTGRTQVINLILPPHEEILGFGTLLIRGISARLENTGYHLVVLPDFGPDKSAEQIRRVVRDKLADGIIFSRTTPDDSRIKFLLEADFPFISHGRSELATPHPFVDCDNYAFALQAAETLIGRGAKRLGILLPPERFTFRQHLQHGFMTAVRAAGVGYEILDGISLDSNANAISANIQKRFAAPEAPDGLVLPGDVSGLAALAAIQDLGLVPGQDVQLVVKQTSGVFDLVRPKVASLYEDLSEAGEKLADLLLKRIAGAPVAELQYIQPVLGRLPANDTLSDTQLRAPGVS